A DNA window from Candidatus Cetobacterium colombiensis contains the following coding sequences:
- the phnE gene encoding phosphonate ABC transporter, permease protein PhnE, producing the protein MVKTFNKNDVFALGLISIIYLFIAYRLEFTFLSFLSELPSALFFISEEMLPINWGSYNNYLTPLLDTFCVAIVSLVFSSIISLCLGFLCSEKTMHFKWVRNIVKSFATILRNIPNIIWALMFVPAFGVGITTGIIALTVGNIGDMTRFYYETIDEVDLELLSSLKATGMSHLQVIRFGAVPQAIPGFISWTIYSLESNIRSSAVIGLVGAGGIGMYISNNLSLMKYNTAAMGIVLIVTCAIVTEIISNILRKRII; encoded by the coding sequence ATGGTAAAAACATTTAATAAAAATGATGTGTTTGCATTGGGATTAATATCTATAATATATCTGTTTATAGCTTATAGATTGGAGTTTACTTTTTTATCTTTTTTAAGTGAACTACCCTCTGCACTATTTTTTATATCTGAAGAGATGCTACCTATAAACTGGGGAAGTTACAACAACTATCTAACTCCCCTTTTAGATACTTTTTGTGTGGCCATTGTGTCCTTAGTTTTTTCATCTATTATATCTCTATGTTTAGGGTTTTTATGCTCTGAAAAAACTATGCATTTTAAATGGGTTAGAAATATAGTTAAAAGTTTTGCTACAATTTTAAGAAATATCCCAAATATAATATGGGCTCTTATGTTTGTTCCAGCTTTTGGTGTTGGAATCACCACTGGAATCATTGCCTTAACTGTTGGAAATATTGGAGATATGACTCGTTTTTACTACGAAACTATCGATGAAGTGGATTTAGAACTCTTAAGTTCATTAAAAGCTACTGGAATGTCTCACCTTCAAGTTATTAGATTTGGTGCTGTGCCACAAGCTATCCCTGGGTTTATCTCTTGGACTATTTACTCTTTAGAAAGTAATATTAGATCTTCAGCTGTAATAGGGTTAGTTGGTGCTGGAGGAATCGGTATGTATATCAGTAACAATTTAAGTTTAATGAAATACAACACTGCAGCTATGGGAATTGTTTTAATTGTCACTTGTGCTATAGTCACTGAAATAATATCAAATATTTTAAGAAAGAGGATTATTTAA
- a CDS encoding MATE family efflux transporter, giving the protein MIKSEFLNRSKEIIKLAIPAVGEMILYMLIWVFDTLMVGQYGGQISVSAVGFSSEIMYTFINILIGMGLSISITSIVARCLGAKESQKAEEMGDLGVKIGGIIAVVVFLIFFIFSKNILGIAGAKGDVLNLGYKYMRICSIGLFFNMITNLLNGVFRGCKNTKTPLYGAAILNIVNLSLDYVLIFGKFGFPELGVEGAAIATTTGNIFAFLFILSQLKKLPFKISLKGGIDLSYLKELLDLAIPSGLQEAAFSIVRLLSVMMVMKLGSLAFSANQISVTIESISFMPGWGFAISAVSLVGHSIGEKDIKSAREYANTSLLLASIVMGFFSLIFLFFSENLVRLFIKSDEIEVIALGAACLMIGSIQQIPTAIDMVLSGALKGMGDTKTPFRIVLFCNWCIRLPLMYYFIYLKRMPVTYFWWITSLQWTVEAAIFIKIYRDKFYRY; this is encoded by the coding sequence ATGATAAAAAGTGAGTTTTTAAATCGGTCAAAAGAGATTATAAAATTGGCTATTCCTGCTGTTGGAGAGATGATTCTTTATATGCTTATCTGGGTTTTTGACACACTGATGGTTGGACAATACGGTGGTCAAATATCTGTTTCAGCAGTTGGCTTTAGTTCTGAAATTATGTATACCTTTATTAACATCCTAATAGGTATGGGGCTTTCAATCTCTATAACTTCTATAGTGGCTCGTTGTCTTGGGGCAAAAGAGAGTCAAAAAGCTGAGGAGATGGGAGATTTAGGTGTTAAAATTGGGGGTATCATTGCAGTTGTAGTTTTTCTAATCTTCTTTATTTTCTCAAAAAATATTCTTGGTATTGCTGGAGCTAAGGGAGATGTTTTAAATTTAGGTTATAAATATATGAGAATCTGTTCTATTGGTTTATTTTTCAATATGATTACAAATCTTTTAAATGGAGTTTTTCGTGGATGTAAAAATACAAAAACTCCCCTTTATGGAGCTGCTATTTTAAATATTGTAAACCTTTCTTTAGACTATGTTCTTATCTTTGGTAAATTTGGTTTTCCTGAATTAGGGGTTGAAGGAGCTGCCATTGCCACTACCACTGGTAATATATTTGCTTTTTTATTTATTTTAAGTCAGCTTAAAAAGTTACCATTTAAAATATCTCTAAAAGGAGGCATTGACTTAAGTTATTTAAAAGAGCTTTTAGATTTAGCTATTCCATCTGGTCTTCAAGAAGCTGCCTTTAGTATTGTAAGACTTTTAAGTGTTATGATGGTTATGAAACTTGGAAGTTTAGCATTTTCTGCAAACCAGATTTCAGTTACAATTGAGAGTATATCTTTTATGCCTGGGTGGGGATTTGCAATATCAGCTGTTTCCCTTGTGGGACACAGTATCGGCGAAAAAGATATTAAAAGTGCTCGTGAATACGCTAATACATCACTACTTTTAGCTTCTATTGTAATGGGATTTTTCTCTTTGATTTTTCTATTTTTTTCAGAAAATTTAGTGCGACTGTTTATAAAAAGTGATGAAATTGAAGTTATCGCCCTTGGAGCTGCTTGTCTTATGATTGGTTCTATTCAACAGATTCCAACTGCTATAGATATGGTACTTTCTGGTGCTTTAAAGGGAATGGGAGACACAAAGACTCCATTTAGAATTGTTTTATTCTGTAACTGGTGTATTAGACTTCCTTTAATGTATTACTTTATCTATTTAAAAAGAATGCCAGTTACATACTTTTGGTGGATTACATCTTTACAATGGACTGTAGAAGCAGCTATATTTATTAAAATATACCGTGATAAATTTTATAGATATTGA
- the phnE gene encoding phosphonate ABC transporter, permease protein PhnE, whose protein sequence is MKIKNHKDDKFLNRIMLGITILFILSFFKLNLDFGRVMRGMGKLGNILLEFGKPDTSVFKFVLIAVWESFEIAFMATLVGVVFSLPLAFLTAANTTPWKPLSLAIKSYISFVRAVPSLIWAVIFVSSVGLGPFSGILGLSVHTVAYLTKAFFQSIEDLGEESILAIRATGASWLNVMKAAIFPNIKRVVTGWTALRFESNMAQSSIIGVVGAGGIGYIVSKFIKSYDFNAAGTALIVLMIISVAVERLGSLLKTYTERS, encoded by the coding sequence ATGAAAATAAAAAATCATAAAGATGATAAGTTTTTAAATAGAATTATGCTGGGGATTACTATTCTTTTTATACTTTCTTTTTTCAAATTAAACTTAGACTTTGGAAGAGTTATGAGAGGGATGGGAAAACTTGGAAATATTTTATTGGAGTTTGGAAAGCCTGACACATCTGTATTTAAATTTGTTTTAATTGCAGTTTGGGAATCTTTTGAAATAGCCTTTATGGCCACATTAGTTGGAGTTGTTTTTTCTTTACCACTGGCTTTTTTAACTGCTGCCAATACAACTCCTTGGAAACCTTTGTCTTTAGCAATTAAATCTTACATCTCTTTTGTTAGAGCTGTTCCATCTTTAATTTGGGCTGTAATTTTCGTTTCATCTGTTGGTCTAGGGCCTTTTTCTGGAATTTTAGGTCTTTCTGTTCATACAGTGGCGTATTTAACTAAAGCGTTCTTTCAATCTATTGAAGATTTAGGAGAAGAGAGCATTTTAGCTATTAGAGCTACTGGTGCTTCTTGGCTAAACGTTATGAAAGCAGCAATTTTTCCCAATATAAAAAGAGTTGTAACTGGTTGGACAGCTTTGAGATTTGAATCTAATATGGCTCAATCATCTATTATAGGAGTGGTTGGAGCTGGGGGGATTGGATACATTGTCTCTAAATTTATAAAATCTTATGACTTTAACGCTGCTGGAACTGCTTTAATTGTTTTAATGATTATTTCTGTTGCTGTAGAGCGTCTAGGGTCGTTACTTAAAACTTATACTGAAAGGAGTTAA
- a CDS encoding MBL fold metallo-hydrolase, whose protein sequence is MKTIFLGTGSANGLPDVFCSCNYCNFLRKFKGKNIRKRSTFLLGEKILLDFSPDIRTQILENEIDFTKIKGVVLSHTHNDHLDIQELIKIKNPMDIYVNKSSENWLKEQIKVGIKPKHQENLKEKIGHLNIVPMEYHKPFAIDEFEIIPIEAKHTGLNVGERGTNFVIRKDGLTRLHASDTGVYPDHTFQFLKDFKFDDIIIECTFLDFQKDNSDHLDILSLNKVLNQLQEFKCIDEKTPITVTHFGHDPKKTHQEIRELMKLLNFNISVAYDGMKLHYEK, encoded by the coding sequence ATGAAAACTATTTTTTTAGGAACAGGTTCTGCCAACGGATTGCCTGATGTTTTTTGTTCTTGCAACTACTGTAACTTTCTAAGAAAATTTAAAGGTAAAAACATTAGAAAAAGATCCACATTTTTATTAGGAGAAAAAATTTTATTAGATTTTTCCCCTGACATTAGAACACAAATTTTAGAAAATGAAATTGATTTTACTAAAATTAAAGGTGTTGTTTTGTCTCATACTCACAATGATCATTTAGATATTCAAGAGCTCATTAAAATTAAAAATCCAATGGATATATATGTTAATAAATCATCTGAAAATTGGTTAAAAGAGCAGATTAAAGTTGGAATTAAACCAAAACATCAAGAGAATCTTAAAGAGAAAATTGGACATTTAAATATTGTTCCAATGGAGTATCACAAACCTTTTGCCATTGACGAGTTTGAAATTATACCCATTGAAGCTAAGCACACAGGGTTAAACGTTGGAGAAAGAGGAACTAATTTCGTTATAAGAAAAGATGGATTAACTAGACTTCATGCTTCTGATACAGGAGTTTATCCTGATCATACATTCCAATTTTTAAAAGATTTTAAATTTGATGATATTATTATTGAGTGTACTTTCCTAGATTTTCAAAAGGACAATTCAGATCATCTAGATATTTTAAGTTTAAATAAAGTTTTAAATCAGCTTCAAGAGTTTAAATGTATTGATGAAAAAACACCTATAACAGTAACTCATTTTGGTCATGATCCTAAAAAAACTCACCAAGAGATAAGAGAGCTTATGAAACTTTTAAACTTTAATATATCTGTAGCTTATGATGGTATGAAACTTCACTACGAAAAATAA